The following coding sequences are from one Dreissena polymorpha isolate Duluth1 chromosome 8, UMN_Dpol_1.0, whole genome shotgun sequence window:
- the LOC127840658 gene encoding uncharacterized protein LOC127840658, translating to MRAICSTWKYVKIMGYAFILGVVHHSTTYELKERPDCEWYCKKVQQWEGSCPVYGSCRWYCQAKRKDCTPSTRYHCARDLHNKTLFIETCAAEILCLAGEEPQISLQQSGKAYVYCRPCYRQNMYNGRHNTSSAVFSECPAMKTNLCVKAEHKIDCDKTSYLELTKTDGYCRCDARNGYAAQSEEMCFYQNKRCFKKKCPEGNVLSLNYTCVNECPVEFARSDESDICNKLKRYVCDCVYDVYF from the exons ATGAGGGCAATCTGTTCAACCtggaaatatgttaaaataatggGCTATGCATTCATCTTG GGTGTTGTTCATCATTCGACAACATACGAGTTAAAAGAGCGCCCTGACTGTGAATGGTATTGTAAGAAAGTACAACAATGGGAGGGCTCATGTCCTGTATATGGGTCCTGTCGGTGGTATTGTCAGGCAAAACGCAAAGACTGCACCCCCAGTACACGATATCATTGTGCCAGAGATTTGCACAACAAGACCTTATTCATTGAAACGTGCGCAGCAGAAATATTATGTTTGGCAG GAGAAGAACCTCAAATATCTTTACAACAGAGTGGCAAAGCTTATGTGTATTGCCGACCATGTTACCGACAAAACATGTACAATGGTCGACATAACACATCATCGGCGGTTTTTAGTGAATGTCCTGCTATGAAAACAAACTTGTGTGTGAAGGCtgagcacaagattgactgtgacaaaacttcatatttggaacTAACAAAAACTGACGGATATTGTCGATGTGACGCAAGAAATGGTTATGCAGCGCAATCAGAGGAAAtgtgtttttatcaaaataaacgcTGCTTCAAGAAGAAATGTCCTGAAGGCAACGTTCTTTCTTTGA ATTACACGTGTGTAAATGAATGCCCCGTCGAATTTGCAAGATCAGATGAATCCGATATTTGTAACAAACTGAAAAGGTACGTCTGTGACTGTGtttatgatgtgtatttttaa